A genomic window from Silene latifolia isolate original U9 population chromosome Y, ASM4854445v1, whole genome shotgun sequence includes:
- the LOC141628248 gene encoding uncharacterized protein LOC141628248 produces MHGLDFNEIPINVDNDNDDSHDKDNNVEGENTDKMMDDLEKDFIECPEIFQRLVDDSKKPLYPGCSKFTRLSAVLKLYNLKAANGWSDKSFTALVQLLSEMLPKDAEYMVWHHEERNKDGKLRHVADASQWRTIDRTIPDFGGEPRNLRLGLCTDGINSFGTLSTQHSSWPVMLIIYNLPPWLTTKNKYILLTLLISGPKQPCNDIDVYLAPLLEDLKLLWNVGVRVFDAASGSHFQMHAMLYCTINDFPAYGNLYVYRPKTDKGCPVCGDNTESEWLENCGKYVYPGSHRFLHENHHYRKRKKAFYGKTEHRPAPLFLSGKEYHKRVMNITTEFGKPYRPPPDRVYHTKRSIFWGLPYWEHLSVRHYIDVMHVEKNVFDSIIGTLLNMPNKTKDGVKARYDMVADTIIQKHKSLAYY; encoded by the exons ATGCATGGtttggattttaatgaaattCCGATTAATGTGGACAATGATAACGATGATAGTCATGATAAGGACAACAACGTAGAGGGTGAGAATACTGATAAAATGATGGATGATTTAGAAAAAGATTTCATAGAATGTCCGGAAATTTTCCAGAGGCTAGTTGATGATTCTAAGAAACCGTTATATCCGGGTTGCTCCAAATTCACTCGTTTATCAGCCGTGTTGAAATTGTATAACTTGAAAGCGGCAAATGgatggagtgataagagtttcaCCGCTCTAGTGCAACTTTTATCGGAAATGTTACCAAAAG ATGCAGAATATATGGTGtggcatcacgaagagagaaataAAGATGGTAAGCTACGACATGTGGCTGATGCATCCCAATGGAGAACAATTGATAGAACCATTCCTGACTTTGGTGGAGAGCCTAGGAATTTAAGACTAGGGCTTTGTACCGATGGAATTAATTCTTTTGGGACTCTTAGTACCCAACATAGCAGCTGGCCAGTAATGCTAATAATTTACAATTTGCCTCCTTGGCTTACAACAAAGAATAAATACATTTTACTTACGCTCCTAATATCGGGTCCTAAACAACCTTGTAATGACATAGACGTTTATTTGGCTCCACTATTAGAAGACTTGAAATTGTTATGGAATGTTGGTGTGCGGGTGTTTGATGCAGCTAGCGGCTCACACTTTCAAATGCATGCTATGCTATATTGTACAATTAATGATTTCCCGGCTTATGGAAACCTTTATGTTTATAGGCCGAAGACTGACAAGGGGTGCCCCGTATGTGGTGATAACACTGAATCTGAATGGTTGGAGAATTGCGGGAAATATGTATACCCGGGTAGTCATCGATTtcttcacgaaaatcatcattaTCGTAAGAGGAAGAAGGCATTCTACGGTAAAACTGAGCACCGGCCGGCTccattatttttaagtggaaaagaGTATCACAAACGAGTTATGAACATCACCACAGAATTTGGAAAACCGTACAGACCTCCACCAGATCGGGTGTACCACACAAAGAGGTCCATCTTTTGGGGCCTACCGTATTGGGAGCACTTGTCGGTTAGGCATTATATTGATGTCATGCACGTAGAGAAGAATGTGTTTGATAGTATCATTGGCACTTTGTTGAACATGCCTAATAAGACAAAGGATGGGGTCAAAGCTAGATATGACATGGTtgctgatact